The following proteins are co-located in the Microcystis wesenbergii NRERC-220 genome:
- a CDS encoding DUF29 domain-containing protein, producing MTVIPDLKTLYEIDDSLWLEETIELLKAKNFDALDLDNLIEELEDLGNEKKFRVASLLEQIIRHCLLLQFWTVKRKYNRSHWRSEIVNFKNQIDTYLTTNLRNYLTKELPRIYQKALNYVREKTDNQVSFLGQCPYSLENLLDLDWFPPENE from the coding sequence ATGACTGTTATTCCCGACTTAAAAACTCTCTACGAAATTGATGATTCTCTCTGGTTAGAAGAAACTATAGAGCTGCTCAAGGCTAAAAATTTTGACGCTTTAGATTTAGACAATTTAATCGAGGAGTTAGAAGATTTGGGAAACGAAAAAAAGTTTCGTGTTGCTAGTTTATTAGAGCAAATTATTAGACATTGTTTACTGCTACAATTTTGGACAGTCAAGAGAAAATATAATCGTAGTCATTGGCGTTCAGAAATCGTCAATTTCAAAAACCAGATCGACACTTATTTAACTACTAATCTCCGCAATTATCTCACTAAAGAATTACCTCGTATTTACCAGAAAGCCTTAAATTATGTTAGAGAAAAAACCGATAATCAAGTTAGTTTTCTTGGGCAATGTCCCTACAGTTTAGAAAATCTCCTTGATCTCGATTGGTTTCCTCCAGAAAATGAATAA
- a CDS encoding DUF29 domain-containing protein, whose protein sequence is MTVIPDLKTLYEIDDSLWLEETIELLKAKRFDALDLDNLIEELEDLGNEKKFRVASFLQQIIRHALLLQFWTREREYNQSHWESELVNFQDQLNTYLTASLRKYLEQEFDNIYQKATRYVRKKTKNQVIFPDTCPYSLEELLDPNWLPPYE, encoded by the coding sequence ATGACTGTTATTCCCGACTTAAAAACTCTCTACGAAATTGATGATTCTCTCTGGTTAGAAGAAACTATCGAACTCTTAAAAGCGAAGAGATTTGACGCTTTAGATTTAGATAATTTAATCGAGGAGTTAGAAGATTTGGGAAACGAAAAAAAGTTTCGTGTTGCTAGTTTTTTACAGCAAATTATTCGTCATGCTTTGTTACTGCAATTTTGGACAAGGGAAAGAGAATATAATCAAAGTCATTGGGAATCAGAACTGGTAAATTTTCAAGATCAATTAAATACCTACCTAACGGCAAGTTTACGGAAATATTTAGAACAAGAATTTGATAATATTTATCAGAAGGCAACCCGTTATGTGAGAAAAAAGACAAAAAATCAAGTTATTTTTCCCGATACTTGTCCCTACAGTTTAGAAGAACTTCTCGATCCCAATTGGCTACCACCTTATGAATAA